The following coding sequences lie in one Pseudomonas syringae CC1557 genomic window:
- a CDS encoding ABC transporter permease subunit has protein sequence MKIRKIKRAFERITPNGRQMVIGVPFLWLFLFFALPFLIVLKISFAEADVAIPPYTEIFSYADEKLQMALNFANYTLLSGDDLYVSAYLGSLKMAFISTLLCLLIGYPMAYAIASARKDLQTVLLLLIMMPTWTAILIRVYAWMGILSNNGLLNAFLMWLGLIDSPLQILNTNLAVYIGVVYSYLPFMILPLYANLVKHDTSLLEAASDLGSSTFNSFWKITVPLSKNGVIAGCMLVFIPVVGEFVIPELLGGPETLMIGRVLWQEFFNNRDWPVASALAVIMLLVLIVPIILFNRSQAKELEGKA, from the coding sequence ATGAAAATACGCAAGATCAAGCGCGCTTTCGAGCGCATAACGCCCAACGGGCGGCAGATGGTCATCGGCGTGCCGTTCCTCTGGCTGTTCCTGTTCTTCGCCTTGCCGTTTTTGATTGTGCTCAAGATCAGCTTTGCCGAAGCCGACGTCGCGATCCCGCCGTATACCGAGATTTTCAGCTACGCCGATGAAAAGCTGCAGATGGCCCTCAATTTCGCCAACTACACCTTGCTCAGTGGCGATGACCTGTACGTTTCGGCGTACCTGGGCTCGCTGAAAATGGCCTTCATCAGCACCTTGCTGTGCCTGCTGATTGGCTATCCGATGGCCTACGCCATCGCCAGCGCCCGCAAGGACCTGCAAACCGTCCTGTTGCTGCTGATCATGATGCCGACCTGGACAGCGATCCTGATCCGCGTTTACGCGTGGATGGGCATTCTCAGCAACAACGGACTGCTCAATGCCTTCCTCATGTGGCTGGGCCTGATCGACTCGCCGTTGCAGATCCTCAACACCAACCTGGCGGTGTACATCGGCGTGGTCTATTCCTACCTGCCGTTCATGATCCTGCCCCTGTACGCCAACCTTGTGAAGCATGACACCAGCCTGCTGGAGGCCGCGTCCGATCTGGGTTCAAGTACCTTCAACAGTTTCTGGAAAATCACCGTACCGCTGTCCAAGAACGGTGTGATAGCCGGCTGCATGCTGGTGTTCATTCCGGTGGTCGGCGAGTTCGTCATTCCAGAACTGCTCGGTGGCCCGGAAACCCTGATGATCGGCCGCGTGCTGTGGCAGGAATTCTTCAATAACCGTGACTGGCCCGTGGCTTCCGCGCTGGCGGTCATCATGCTGCTGGTGCTGATCGTGCCTATCATCCTGTTCAACCGCAGTCAGGCCAAAGAACTGGAGGGCAAGGCATGA
- a CDS encoding ABC transporter permease subunit — translation MNRFRFSNLMLVFGLLFIYAPMVILVIYSFNASQLVTVWGGWSVKWYVGLLDNSQLMGSVMRSLEIACYTAIAAVALGTMAAFVLTRISRFKGRTFFGGLVTAPLVMPEVITGLSLLLLFVAMAQLIGWPQERGIMTIWIAHTTFCAAYVAVVVSARLRELDLSIEEAAMDLGARPWKVFLLITIPMIAPSLAAGGMMSFALSLDDLVLASFVSGPGSTTLPMEVFSAVRLGVKPEINAVASLILLAVSLATFLVWFFTRRAENNRKRAIQQAIEESAADAWKQPDPRRAPTA, via the coding sequence ATGAACCGCTTTCGATTCTCGAACCTGATGCTGGTTTTCGGCCTGCTGTTCATCTACGCGCCGATGGTGATTCTGGTCATCTACTCGTTCAACGCCTCGCAACTCGTTACCGTCTGGGGCGGCTGGTCGGTGAAATGGTACGTCGGCCTGCTGGACAACTCGCAACTGATGGGCTCGGTGATGCGCTCGCTGGAAATCGCCTGCTATACGGCGATTGCGGCGGTGGCATTAGGCACCATGGCTGCGTTCGTCCTGACCCGCATCAGCCGCTTCAAGGGCCGTACGTTCTTTGGCGGGCTGGTCACGGCTCCGTTGGTAATGCCGGAAGTAATCACCGGCCTGTCGCTATTGCTGCTGTTCGTGGCCATGGCGCAATTGATCGGCTGGCCGCAGGAACGCGGCATCATGACCATCTGGATCGCGCACACGACGTTCTGCGCGGCCTACGTGGCGGTGGTGGTATCGGCGCGCTTGCGGGAGCTGGACTTGTCGATCGAAGAAGCCGCGATGGACTTGGGCGCACGTCCGTGGAAGGTGTTCTTGCTGATCACCATCCCGATGATCGCGCCGTCGCTGGCTGCCGGGGGCATGATGTCGTTTGCGCTGTCGCTCGACGACCTGGTACTCGCCAGCTTCGTCTCCGGGCCGGGCTCGACGACCCTGCCGATGGAAGTGTTCTCCGCCGTGCGACTGGGCGTGAAGCCTGAAATCAACGCCGTTGCGAGCCTGATCCTGCTGGCGGTTTCACTGGCGACCTTCCTGGTCTGGTTCTTCACCCGCCGCGCGGAAAACAACCGCAAACGCGCGATTCAGCAAGCCATCGAGGAAAGCGCCGCAGACGCCTGGAAGCAGCCCGATCCGAGGCGTGCGCCGACGGCCTGA
- a CDS encoding penicillin acylase family protein, whose product MKRSLVILAVIIAILAGGAGWYINSKQPVRDGEIAMSRLQAPVTLRYDERGVPHIRAENEADLYRALGYAHAQDRLFQMEMLRRLARGELAEILGPNLVETDKLFRSLRIREHADAYVAHQDKNTPTWKALEAYIDGINQYQDTHAKPMEFDVLGIPKRRFTTEDTVSVGGYLAYSFAAAFRTEPLLTYVRDQLGPQYLNVFDLDWHPDGMLASKPALVSADWKGLNQLAQLSHKALEDAGLPQFEGSNAWVISGSRTQSGKPILAGDPHIRFSVPSVWYEAQLSAPGFELYGHFPALNPFALLGHNMDFGWSLTMFQNDDVDLIAEKTNPENPNQVWYHGQWVDMSRTEQQIAVKGQQPVNLTLLESPHGPIVNNVMGKNAGQAPIAMWWSFLVSANPVLDGFYEANRADTLDKMRSAAEKIQSPGLNIVWANAKGDIGWWAAAQLPVRPQGVNPAFILDGSTAQADKLGFYPFSANPHEENPARGYIVSANFQPLSPTGMPIPGYYNPAERGQQLNRQLNDSTVKWDLNANKALQLGTQTDYAPSILKPLIPVLRSVVSDPDELALVERLANWKGDYPVDSVGATLFNQFLFDLTEETFHDELGDAFFEILLSSRVLDSALPRLAADADSPWWNNRNSPHEESRANTVKVAWRASVSHLRSLYGTNPDEWVWGKAHTLTQGHPLGSQKPLDMIFNVGPYAAPGTHEVPNNLSSSIRPAPWPVGYGPSTRRLIDFADPAHSLGINPVGQSGIPFDKHYSDQTKAFVSGEYMPQRFSEKDVAEHTEGVLRLVPGA is encoded by the coding sequence ATGAAACGCAGCCTCGTCATTCTTGCCGTCATCATTGCCATTCTCGCTGGCGGCGCTGGCTGGTACATAAACAGTAAGCAGCCGGTCCGTGATGGCGAGATCGCAATGAGCCGTCTTCAGGCGCCTGTCACCCTGCGTTATGACGAGCGCGGCGTTCCGCACATACGGGCTGAAAACGAAGCGGATCTGTACCGTGCACTGGGTTACGCCCACGCGCAGGATCGGCTGTTCCAGATGGAAATGCTGCGTCGCCTGGCACGTGGCGAGCTGGCCGAAATCCTGGGGCCGAACCTGGTCGAGACCGACAAACTGTTTCGCAGCTTGCGCATTCGTGAGCACGCCGACGCCTATGTCGCCCATCAGGACAAGAACACACCGACCTGGAAGGCGCTGGAAGCCTATATCGACGGTATCAACCAATATCAGGACACTCACGCAAAGCCGATGGAGTTCGACGTGCTGGGCATCCCCAAGCGACGCTTCACCACGGAAGACACAGTCAGCGTCGGTGGCTATCTGGCGTACAGCTTTGCTGCAGCGTTCAGGACCGAGCCGCTGCTTACCTACGTGCGTGATCAACTGGGGCCGCAGTACCTGAACGTGTTCGATCTGGACTGGCACCCGGACGGCATGCTCGCCTCGAAACCGGCACTGGTCAGCGCCGACTGGAAAGGCCTGAATCAGCTGGCGCAGTTAAGCCACAAGGCGCTCGAAGACGCAGGCCTGCCGCAGTTCGAAGGCAGCAATGCCTGGGTGATTTCCGGCAGCCGCACGCAAAGCGGCAAGCCGATCCTCGCGGGTGATCCACACATTCGCTTCTCGGTGCCTTCGGTGTGGTACGAAGCGCAGTTGTCGGCACCGGGTTTCGAGCTGTACGGGCACTTTCCGGCGCTCAACCCGTTCGCGCTTCTGGGTCATAACATGGACTTCGGCTGGAGCCTGACCATGTTCCAGAACGACGACGTGGACCTGATCGCCGAAAAGACCAACCCCGAGAACCCGAATCAGGTCTGGTACCACGGCCAATGGGTGGACATGAGCCGTACCGAGCAACAGATCGCGGTCAAAGGCCAGCAGCCCGTCAACCTGACGCTGCTGGAGTCGCCGCACGGTCCGATCGTCAACAATGTGATGGGCAAGAACGCCGGTCAGGCACCTATCGCGATGTGGTGGTCATTCCTGGTGTCCGCCAACCCGGTGCTTGACGGCTTCTACGAGGCCAACCGCGCCGACACACTGGACAAGATGCGCAGCGCTGCCGAGAAGATTCAGTCGCCGGGCCTCAATATTGTCTGGGCCAATGCCAAGGGCGATATCGGCTGGTGGGCAGCGGCGCAACTGCCGGTCCGCCCGCAAGGCGTCAACCCTGCGTTCATTCTGGATGGCAGCACAGCGCAAGCCGATAAGCTTGGCTTCTATCCGTTCAGCGCCAACCCGCACGAAGAAAACCCGGCGCGGGGTTATATCGTGTCCGCCAACTTCCAGCCGCTATCGCCGACCGGTATGCCGATTCCGGGTTATTACAACCCTGCCGAGCGAGGCCAGCAGTTGAACCGGCAGTTGAACGACTCGACGGTGAAGTGGGACCTCAACGCCAACAAGGCCTTGCAGCTGGGTACCCAAACCGATTACGCGCCGAGCATTCTCAAACCGTTGATACCCGTATTGCGCAGTGTCGTCAGCGACCCGGACGAACTCGCCCTTGTAGAGCGGCTGGCTAACTGGAAAGGCGACTACCCGGTCGATTCTGTCGGCGCCACGCTGTTTAACCAGTTCCTGTTCGACTTGACTGAAGAGACCTTTCACGACGAGCTGGGCGATGCTTTCTTCGAAATCTTGCTGTCATCGCGCGTTCTGGACTCCGCACTGCCACGCCTGGCCGCTGATGCCGATTCGCCGTGGTGGAACAATCGTAATTCACCTCACGAAGAAAGCCGCGCCAACACCGTCAAGGTCGCCTGGCGGGCCAGTGTTTCGCACTTGAGATCGTTATATGGCACCAACCCGGACGAATGGGTCTGGGGCAAGGCGCACACCCTGACTCAAGGCCATCCGCTGGGCTCGCAAAAGCCGCTGGACATGATCTTCAACGTCGGCCCGTATGCAGCGCCGGGCACCCATGAAGTGCCGAACAACCTGTCATCCAGCATCCGCCCTGCCCCATGGCCCGTCGGCTACGGCCCCTCGACCCGCCGCCTGATCGACTTCGCCGACCCGGCACACAGCCTGGGGATCAACCCGGTCGGCCAGAGCGGCATACCGTTCGACAAGCATTACTCGGATCAGACCAAGGCGTTTGTGAGTGGCGAATACATGCCGCAGCGCTTTAGCGAGAAGGACGTGGCGGAGCATACGGAAGGGGTATTGCGGTTGGTGCCGGGGGCGTAG
- a CDS encoding alpha/beta hydrolase: MSATFAPDKLRASLLPLNIIDPLSMDGLAYQRFYGLAGLGGENVIRSWLGRLDVAGYEIVGQVWLPDSPVATLFLFHGFYDHMGLYRHVIEWALDQRIAVIACDLPGHGLSSGRRASINDFAEYQLVLQRLLLEAEGLGLPHPWHLCGQSMGGAVVMDHLLHQGTDTPAQGEVILLAPLVRPRAWGWSRFSYHLLKPFVTGIARRFTENSNAPAFLPFLLADPLQPNRLPTAWVGALEKWVKRIESAPRSQRSPIIIQGEADMTVDWLHNLAVLKDKFSQPQILMLSHARHHLANEAPEMRERYFDYLSTRML, translated from the coding sequence ATGTCCGCCACGTTTGCCCCCGATAAACTGCGCGCCAGTCTGCTGCCGCTGAATATCATCGATCCGCTGTCCATGGACGGGCTGGCCTATCAGCGCTTCTACGGTCTTGCCGGGCTGGGTGGCGAAAACGTCATACGCAGTTGGCTGGGGCGTCTCGACGTGGCGGGATACGAAATTGTCGGGCAGGTATGGTTGCCCGACAGCCCGGTTGCCACGCTGTTTCTGTTTCACGGCTTCTACGATCACATGGGGCTGTACCGGCATGTCATCGAGTGGGCGCTGGATCAACGAATTGCAGTGATTGCCTGCGACTTGCCGGGGCATGGGCTGTCCAGTGGCCGTCGCGCCAGCATCAACGACTTCGCCGAGTACCAGCTTGTGTTGCAACGTCTGCTGCTCGAAGCCGAAGGCCTTGGGTTGCCGCACCCCTGGCACCTGTGCGGACAGAGCATGGGCGGTGCTGTTGTGATGGATCACCTGCTTCATCAAGGTACGGACACGCCTGCGCAAGGCGAAGTGATTCTGCTGGCGCCATTGGTAAGGCCAAGAGCCTGGGGCTGGTCGCGTTTCAGTTATCACCTGCTCAAACCGTTCGTGACCGGTATCGCCCGGCGTTTCACGGAAAACTCGAATGCTCCGGCGTTCCTGCCTTTTCTATTGGCCGACCCGTTGCAACCGAATCGCCTGCCGACCGCCTGGGTCGGTGCGCTGGAAAAGTGGGTAAAGCGTATTGAAAGTGCGCCACGCAGCCAGCGCAGCCCTATCATCATTCAGGGCGAGGCAGACATGACGGTCGACTGGCTGCATAACCTGGCAGTCTTGAAAGACAAGTTCAGCCAGCCGCAAATCCTTATGCTGAGCCACGCCCGCCATCACTTGGCCAATGAGGCGCCGGAGATGCGCGAGCGGTATTTCGACTACCTTTCCACGCGAATGCTTTAA